The Populus alba chromosome 4, ASM523922v2, whole genome shotgun sequence genome contains a region encoding:
- the LOC118058402 gene encoding plastid-lipid-associated protein, chloroplastic gives MAAISQLNQFPCKTLSSKTPLFSHFSSSRPSIIPLNSIKNNPTSNNSILKPRILVTREQPTKKRNLFLVKAVDEGEGSPENEGPPVALAEKGEEELKELAEVDRLKGQLVDTFYGTDRGLNATSETRAEVVELITQLEARNPNPAPTEALTLLNGKWILAYTSFAGLFPLLSSGTLPLVKVEEISQTIDSENLTVQNSVQFSGPLATTSISTNAKFEVRSPKRVQIKFEEGIIATPKLTDSIELPENVELLGQTIDLTPFRGIISSVQDTASSVAKTISSQPPLKFSIPNRNAESWLLTTYLDDDLRISRGDAGSIFVLIKEGSPLLTP, from the exons atggCAGCCATCTctcaattaaatcaatttccatGCAAGACTCTCTCTTCAAAAACACCTCTATTCTCCCACTTTAGTTCTTCAAGACCCTCGATTATCCCTCTAAACTCGATCAAGAACAACCCAACAAGCAACAATTCGATCTTGAAACCAAGAATTCTGGTAACCAGAGAGCAACCCACCAAGAAAAGGAATCTTTTCTTGGTTAAGGCTGTGGATGAGGGCGAGGGGAGTCCAGAAAATGAAGGCCCTCCGGTTGCTTTGGCTGAGAAGGGGGAGGAGGAGCTGAAAGAGCTGGCAGAGGTTGATCGCTTGAAGGGACAGCTGGTGGATACTTTTTATGGGACTGATCGTGGACTGAATGCTACCAGTGAGACTAGAGCTGAGGTTGTGGAGCTTATTACTCAGCTTGAAGCCAGAAACCCCAATCCTGCTCCCACTGAGGCCTTGACTCTGCTCAATGGCAAATGGATTCTTGC ATACACATCTTTTGCGGGCTTGTTCCCATTGCTGTCAAGTGGTACACTGCCATTGGTAAAGGTTGAGGAAATATCTCAGACGATCGACTCGGAGAACTTAACTGTCCAGAATTCTGTGCAATTCTCAGGGCCGCTGGCTACTACATCCATTAGTACCAATGCCAAATTTGAAGTCCGAAGCCCCAAGCGTGTGCAG ATCAAGTTTGAAGAAGGCATTATTGCGACTCCCAAGCTGACAGACTCAATAGAGTTGCCGGAAAATGTGGAACTTCTGGGACAAACGATCGACCTCACACCCTTCAGAGGCATAATCTCCTCGGTGCAGGATACAGCCTCATCTGTTGCAAAGACCATTTCCAGCCAACCACCATTGAAGTTTTCTATCCCAAACAGGAATGCTGAATCATGGTTGCTAACCACATACCTTGACGATGACCTTCGGATCTCAAGAGGTGATGCTGGCAGTATATTTGTGCTCATTAAGGAAGGCAGTCCCCTCTTGACACCCTGA
- the LOC118058400 gene encoding uncharacterized protein has translation MGSVARITKPYRAAMKKDWESLKRYYEKHPEAAGFPLTVTKDTVLHIAVHSNDKKLLKHLLDNAPPFSYKVTDVYGNNAVHEAAATGNVEMAKILLNFDRDLHCRTTNDGQQNEDCSDDLLQIMNNRGETALFRAAAFGRTKMVRFLCSKIMNKGVHRRRHDSTSILHIAVLGKYFETASQLAAWDAYLPVAMDENGMSCLQLLASMPSAFKSGYPMGKLQRLLYFCLPDIGGDDDKELGDSDDDKELDDSDDVKESGKLHSSQGQDLESGHGRILSHQSNNAGSAISKMYHGVLRCMAKGFPAIKKLWGIKKKQKGVLELVQTLAETDLTWWNVNHGRSGYEILSHDKVDEAEREEEYQFPSEPPEKIKTTSPKETPLIAATRHGIVEIIKVILDVYPQAIEHINEEDESIFHVAARCHRKEILDLLLSYALMPRLGRRIKLNGDSILHQAAYLGETHHRDRPGDALRMQSDIQWFKRVKKIVPPYFVNHRNEKGQTAQELFTTEHERLVKDGSEWLMRTTQACTLIAVLIATVAFTSAYTVPGGSNSKTGHPLLIDTTPFHVFTISDTISLCFALTSVVVFLSIMTSNMNEQDFKTSLPLKLVLGLTTLFFAVTAMMVAFAATLVLMIRQRLHWAAIPIYTVACCPVTIFLVLQFPLYLNIAWFTVKGMLWSFIDSLPSFKCMKYCC, from the exons ATGGGAAGTGTTGCAAGAATAACAAAGCCCTATCGCGCTGCCATGAAAAAAGATTGGGAAAGCTTGAAAAGGTACTACGAGAAACATCCTGAAGCTGCAGGTTTTCCGTTGACTGTCACCAAGGACACTGTACTTCACATTGCAGTCCACAGTAATGACAAGAAACTGCTCAAACATTTACTGGATAACGCACCACCATTCAGTTACAAGGTAACTGATGTGTATGGAAATAATGCTGTTCACGAGGCAGCGGCCACAGGCAATGTGGAAATGGCCAAGATCCTGTTGAATTTTGATAGAGATCTCCATTGCAGAACAACAAATGATGGACAGCAAAACGAGGATTGTTCTGACGACCTACTCCAAATCATGAACAACAGAGGAGAAACTGCACTCTTCAGGGCTGCTGCATTTGGCAGAACCAAAATGGTGAGGTTTTTGTGTTCTAAAATTATGAACAAGGGTGTTCATCGTAGGAGACACGATTCAACCTCCATTCTTCATATTGCGGTCCTTGGCAAATACTTTG AAACAGCATCGCAATTGGCAGCATGGGATGCATACCTTCCGGTGGCGATGGATGAGAATGGCATGTCATGTCTTCAACTCCTTGCTAGCATGCCATCTGCTTTCAAGAGTGGATATCCCATGGGAAAGCTGCAGAgacttctttattttt GCCTTCCAGATATTGGCggtgatgatgataaggagCTTGGTGATAGTGATGATGACAAGGAGCTGGATGATAGCGACGACGTCAAGGAAAGTGGAAAGCTCCATTCGAGTCAGGGACAAGATTTGGAGAGTGGCCATGGCAGGATTCTCTCCCACCAATCCAACAATGCTGGTTCAG CAATTTCAAAGATGTACCATGGCGTATTGAGGTGCATGGCTAAGG GATTTCCAGCTATTAAAAAATTGTGGGgcataaaaaagaagcaaaagggAGTGCTTGAACTTGTCCAAACATTAGCTGAAACAGACTTGACATGGTGGAATGTAAACCATGGGAGGTCTGGCTATGAAATCCTCTCTCACGACAAGGTAGATGAAgcagaaagagaagaagagtaCCAGTTCCCTTCGGAACCTCCTGAGAAAATTAAAACCACCTCTCCCAAGGAGACTCCTCTTATTGCAGCTACAAGACATGGGATCGTGGAGATTATAAAAGTTATTCTTGATGTGTATCCGCAGGCTATAGAGCACATCAATGAGGAGGATGAAAGCATTTTTCATGTTGCAGCCAGATGCCATAGGAAAGAAATTTTGGACCTTCTTCTATCTTATGCTTTAATGCCCAGGCTTGGGAGGAGAATCAAGCTTAATGGTGACAGTATTTTGCATCAAGCTGCATACCTAGGCGAGACTCATCATAGGGACAGACCAGGAGATGCCCTACGCATGCAGTCCGATATTCAGTGGTTTAAG AGGGTGAAGAAAATTGTGCCTCCATATTTCGTCAATCATCGGAACGAGAAAGGACAGACAGCCCAAGAATTGTTCACCACTGAACACGAAAGGTTGGTGAAAGACGGGAGTGAGTGGCTAATGCGAACAACACAGGCTTGTACGCTAATTGCAGTTCTAATTGCCACAGTTGCTTTCACCTCTGCCTACACAGTTCCAGGAGGGTCCAACTCAAAGACAGGCCATCCTTTGCTTATCGACACGACTCCATTTCATGTCTTCACAATCTCAGACACAATATCATTGTGCTTTGCCCTCACTTCGGTGGTGGTGTTTCTGTCCATCATGACATCCAACATGAACGAACAAGATTTCAAGACGTCTCTTCCTTTGAAGCTTGTCCTGGGTTTAACTACTCTGTTTTTTGCTGTTACGGCAATGATGGTTGCTTTCGCAGCAACTCTTGTGCTTATGATCAGACAGAGACTTCATTGGGCTGCAATTCCAATTTACACAGTTGCTTGCTGCCCAGTGACAATCTTCCTTGTGCTTCAGTTCCCTCTTTATCTCAATATTGCTTGGTTTACTGTGAAGGGTATGCTATGGAGTTTCATTGACTCTCTACCTTCGTTCAAATGTATGAAATATTGTTGCTGA
- the LOC118058386 gene encoding uncharacterized protein, whose protein sequence is MDFDEYRKFKGLYESMRKGEETEVIRQYAMMSEEPSSSMTVCEDTVLHMAINMGHERIASEILKHHIKDPGTILTRENVFGDTILHEAASTNMTKLVKELLEKEPLLLSMPNKYGEMPLFKAAQFGQPEMFELLAGEVKNEGPEEAEHHLSRSDKTTILHMTILAEFFDLAYMIAKKYPGLVAAEDGKGKIALQLLSSNPSAFKSGSSYGFLKSFINYCVPDDDAERKDSSGDEDRYKCMLVVDQEDEDGDKARDSNLPQMLKVFVDFFFMIIQKISSVLRKMNQSLWSLFRIGWPMMENIRKEKRKHESALRLAKLLIADDTSWEHISTEEDIGKISFVNPAAKEEGGGGGGGGGGEAGSAPTPPSLAQAPGKSKANNLDGEAETSLLLATSNGIVEIVKEILDVYPQAVEHVSRKGQNIMHVAIKNRQKEIFNMVKKMEIPMTRLRRRIDKNGYTLLHHVAVMQYYSGGTLPGPALQLQEELHWFDRVRKIIPPHYEMHRSRTKDESTAQEFFEKTHAKLLKEAQEWLKRTSESCSTVAVLIATVAFAAAYTVPGGSNQDTGLPVLLHDPIFLVFTVMDVLSLASSLTSVVMFLSILTSPFQLQDFRHSLPLKLILGFSFLFFSVAVMMLTFTATILLIVHLKKRWTTLLIYTVAFLPVSIFAILQVPLYLTFMKAMKISINLIRVPVNSVLSLVRATLSSICKRR, encoded by the exons ATGGATTTCGATGAGTATCGTAAGTTTAAAGGCTTATATGAAAGTATGCGGAAGGGTGAGGAGACAGAAGTGATACGTCAATATGCAATGATGTCCGAGGAACCATCAAGCAGCATGACTGTCTGTGAAGATACAGTCCTTCATATGGCGATCAATATGGGGCATGAAAGAATTGCCAGCGAAATCTTGAAGCATCACATCAAAGATCCTGGAACAATATTGACTCGGGAGAATGTGTTCGGAGACACCATACTCCACGAAGCTGCTTCCACCAACATGACAAAACTAGTAAAGGAATTGCTGGAGAAGGAACCACTATTACTATCCATGCCTAATAAGTACGGTGAAATGCCTCTGTTTAAAGCAGCCCAATTTGGTCAACCTGAAATGTTCGAGCTTCTCGCTGGTGAAGTGAAGAATGAAGGTCCAGAGGAAGCTGAACATCATCTGTCTAGGAGCGACAAAACTACCATCCTTCACATGACTATCCTTGCCGAGTTCTTTG ATCTGGCATATATGATAGCTAAAAAGTACCCGGGCTTGGTTGCTGCAGAAGACGGAAAGGGGAAGATAGCGCTTCAGCTGCTCTCAAGTAATCCATCTGCATTCAAGAGTGGGAGCAGCTATGGTTTCCTGAAGAGTTTCATTAATTATT GTGTTCCCGATGATGATGCGGAGAGGAAAGACAGCAGTGGTGACGAAGACAGATATAAGTGTATGTTAGTTGTGGACCAAGAAGATGAGGATGGTGATAAAGCAAGAGACTCCAATCTCCCCCAAATGCTTAAAGTTTTTGTCGACTTCTTCTTTatgataatacaaaaaatttctTCAG TTCTAAGGAAGATGAATCAATCACTATGGAGCCTTTTTCGTATAG GTTGGCCAATGATGGAAAATATcaggaaagagaagagaaaacatGAATCTGCTTTAAGGCTTGCCAAACTATTGATTGCAGACGACACTTCATGGGAACATATCAGCACCGAAGAAGACATAGGAAAGATAAGCTTTGTGAACCCTGCAgcaaaagaagaaggaggaggaggaggaggaggaggaggaggtgaagCTGGCTCGGCACCAACTCCTCCATCATTGGCACAAGCCCCGGGTAAATCAAAAGCAAACAATTTAGACGGTGAAGCTGAAACCTCATTGCTATTAGCAACTAGCAATGGAATAGTAGAGATTGTTAAAGAGATACTTGATGTATATCCTCAAGCAGTTGAACATGTTAGTCGTAAGGGGCAGAACATAATGCATGTGGCTATTAAGAACCGTCAAAAAGAGATATTTAACATGGTCAAGAAGATGGAAATACCAATGACCAGGTTGCGTCGACGGATCGACAAAAATGGCTACACCTTGTTGCACCATGTTGCTGTCATGCAGTACTACAGTGGAGGAACCCTGCCTGGTCCTGCACTCCAACTACAAGAGGAACTGCATTGGTTTGAT CGTGTGCGGAAGATAATTCCTCCCCATTATGAAATGCACCGCAGCCGCACCAAGGATGAGAGTACTGCTCAAGAATTCTTCGAAAAAACACACGCTAAACTCCTCAAGGAAGCTCAGGAGTGGCTAAAGAGGACATCAGAGTCATGTTCTACTGTTGCTGTTCTCATTGCCACAGTTGCCTTTGCTGCTGCCTACACTGTACCAGGAGGATCCAATCAAGACACCGGTCTTCCTGTCCTCCTGCATGATCctattttcttggttttcacTGTCATGGATGTTCTATCTTTGGCAAGCTCCTTGACTTCTGTTGTAATGTTCCTGTCAATCCTCACTTCCCCATTCCAGCTTCAGGATTTCCGCCACTCTCTCCCTCTAAAACTGATACTCGGTTtctctttcctcttcttctcgGTCGCAGTGATGATGCTTACATTCACCGCGACCATTTTGCTCATTGTTCATTTGAAGAAACGTTGGACTACGCTTCTCATTTACACCGTTGCATTCCTTCCGGTCAGCATATTTGCTATCTTGCAGGTCCCTTTGTATTTGACATTTATGAAAGCCATGAAGATCTCAATCAATCTCATCAGGGTTCCTGTTAACTCCGTCCTTAGTTTGGTTAGGGCCACTCTGTCCTCCATTTGCAAGAGGCGTTGA
- the LOC118058395 gene encoding probable transcription repressor OFP9 yields the protein MKASRVDRKQKLQQRGCKAFCCSCRLSVSSSEEAESSNPDRFASISSLAHAMVQERLDQMIRERQEARQRERRRRLRSDGTKFIVMVAMEKSSYDPREDFRESMVEMIMANRLQEPKDLRSLLNYYMSMNSEEYRGMILEVFHEVCTNLFLCCKCH from the coding sequence ATGAAAGCATCCAGGGTAGACAGGAAGCAAAAACTTCAGCAAAGAGGATGCAAGGCCTTCTGTTGCAGCTGCAGACTGAGTGTCTCTTCTTCTGAGGAAGCTGAGAGCTCGAATCCCGATCGGTTTGCATCGATCTCAAGCCTCGCACATGCGATGGTACAAGAGAGACTAGACCAGATGATTAGAGAAAGGCAAGAGGCAAgacaaagagagagaagaaggagACTGAGAAGTGACGGGACCAAGTTTATAGTAATGGTAGCTATGGAGAAAAGCTCTTACGATCCAAGAGAAGATTTTAGAGAGTCCATGGTTGAGATGATCATGGCAAACCGGCTACAAGAGCCAAAAGATCTCCGTAGTCTGTTGAATTATTACATGTCAATGAACTCTGAAGAGTATCGTGGAATGATACTGGAAGTTTTCCACGAGGTTTGCACCAATCTGTTTTTATGCTGTAAATGCCATTGA
- the LOC118058388 gene encoding pyrophosphate--fructose 6-phosphate 1-phosphotransferase subunit beta isoform X2: MAPAFVIHGDSARASGRFASVYSEVQSSRIDHALPLPSVLKNPFKIVDGTRSSAAGNPDEIAKLFPKLFGQPSAKLVPNDVDTLNSDQKLKIGVVLSGGQAPGGHNVISGIFDYLQDRAKGSILYGFKGGPAGIMKCKYVELNADYIYPYRNQGGFDMICSGRDKIETPEQFKQAEETAKKLDLDGLLVIGGDDSNTNACLLAEDFWVKGLKTRVMGCPKTIDGDLKSKEVPTSFGFDTACKIYSEMIGNVMIDARSTGKYYHFVRLMGRAASHITLECALQTHPNITIIGEEVAAKQLTLKNVTDYIVDIICKRSDLGYNYGVILVPEGLIDFIPEVQYLIAELNEILAHDVVDEDGLWKKKLTNQSLQLFEFLPPAIQEQLMLERDPHGNVQVAKIETEKMLIQMVETELEKRKQIGQYNCIFKGQSHFFGYEGRCGLPTNFDATYCYALGYGAGALLHSGKTGLISSESSGTAELIF; encoded by the exons ATGGCTCCTGCCTTTGTAATTCACGGCGACTCCGCTCGGGCCAGCGGTCGCTTTGCTTCTGTTTACAGCGAAGTCCAATCCAGCCGTATCGATCACGCGCTCCCTCTACCTTCTGTCCTTAAAAACCCTTTCAAAATCGTCGACGGCACTCGTAGTTCCGCCGCCGGCAATCCTG aTGAGATAGCGAAGCTGTTTCCGAAGCTGTTTGGGCAACCATCAGCAAAGTTGGTGCCAAACGATGTGGACACGTTGAATTCAGATCAGAAGTTGAAGATTGGTGTGGTTTTGTCCGGTGGACAAGCACCTGGTGGTCATAATGTTATTTCTGGAATCTTCG ATTATTTGCAGGATCGGGCGAAAGGAAGTATATTGTATGGGTTTAAGGGAGGTCCAGCTGGGATCATGAAGTGCAAATATGTTGAATTGAATGCCGACTATATCTATCCTTATAGAAATCAG GGTGGTTTTGATATGATCTGCAGTGGAAGAGACAAAATTGAAACGCCTGAGCAG TTCAAACAAGCTGAAGAAACAGCAAAGAAACTTGACTTGGATGGGCTTCTTGTTATTGGTGGGGATGACTCAAACACAAATGCTTGCCTCCTTGCTGAAGACTTCTG GGTTAAAGGTTTGAAAACTCGGGTGATGGGATGCCCAAAAACCATTGATGGTGATTTGAAATCCAAGGAGGTTCCTACCAGTTTTGGATTTGATACTGCTTGCAAG ATATATTCAGAAATGATTGGAAATGTCATGATTGATGCTCGATCAACTGGAAAATATTATCATT TTGTCCGGCTTATGGGACGTGCAGCTTCACACATTACATTGGAGTGTGCCTTGCAAACTCATCCAAACATCACCATCATTGGAGAAGAG GTTGCTGCAAAGCAGCTGACACTGAAAAATGTTACAGATTACATAGTTGATATAATCTGTAAACGTTCTGATCTTGGATATAACTATGGCGTGATTCTTGTTCCtgaaggtttaattgatttCATTCCTGAG gttcagtACCTTATAGCTGAACTAAATGAGATTTTGGCACATGATGTGGTAGATGAAGACGGGCTGTGGAAAAAGAAACTTACAAATCAATCCCTGcagctttttgaatttttgccACCAGCAATTCAAGAACAATTGATGCTTGAAAGAGATCCACATGGAAATGTCCAG GTTGCCAAAATTGAGACAGAGAAAATGCTTATTCAAATGGTTGAGACTGAGTTGGAGAAGAGGAAGCAGATAGGTCAATACAATTGCATTTTCAAAGGACAGTCCCACTTCTTCGG GTATGAAGGAAGATGTGGTTTGCCAACAAACTTTGATGCTACATACTGCTATGCTTTGGGCTATGGTGCTGGAGCTCTCCTTCATAGTGGAAAAACTGGGCTGATATCATCG GAAAGTTCTGGCACTgctgaattaatattttaa
- the LOC118058388 gene encoding pyrophosphate--fructose 6-phosphate 1-phosphotransferase subunit beta isoform X1 has translation MAPAFVIHGDSARASGRFASVYSEVQSSRIDHALPLPSVLKNPFKIVDGTRSSAAGNPDEIAKLFPKLFGQPSAKLVPNDVDTLNSDQKLKIGVVLSGGQAPGGHNVISGIFDYLQDRAKGSILYGFKGGPAGIMKCKYVELNADYIYPYRNQGGFDMICSGRDKIETPEQFKQAEETAKKLDLDGLLVIGGDDSNTNACLLAEDFWVKGLKTRVMGCPKTIDGDLKSKEVPTSFGFDTACKIYSEMIGNVMIDARSTGKYYHFVRLMGRAASHITLECALQTHPNITIIGEEVAAKQLTLKNVTDYIVDIICKRSDLGYNYGVILVPEGLIDFIPEVQYLIAELNEILAHDVVDEDGLWKKKLTNQSLQLFEFLPPAIQEQLMLERDPHGNVQVAKIETEKMLIQMVETELEKRKQIGQYNCIFKGQSHFFGYEGRCGLPTNFDATYCYALGYGAGALLHSGKTGLISSVGNLGAPVAEWTVGGTALTSLMDVERRHGKFKPVIKKAMVELEGGPFKKFESLKNEWAINNRYISPGPIQFTGPGSDAISHTLRLELGAHA, from the exons ATGGCTCCTGCCTTTGTAATTCACGGCGACTCCGCTCGGGCCAGCGGTCGCTTTGCTTCTGTTTACAGCGAAGTCCAATCCAGCCGTATCGATCACGCGCTCCCTCTACCTTCTGTCCTTAAAAACCCTTTCAAAATCGTCGACGGCACTCGTAGTTCCGCCGCCGGCAATCCTG aTGAGATAGCGAAGCTGTTTCCGAAGCTGTTTGGGCAACCATCAGCAAAGTTGGTGCCAAACGATGTGGACACGTTGAATTCAGATCAGAAGTTGAAGATTGGTGTGGTTTTGTCCGGTGGACAAGCACCTGGTGGTCATAATGTTATTTCTGGAATCTTCG ATTATTTGCAGGATCGGGCGAAAGGAAGTATATTGTATGGGTTTAAGGGAGGTCCAGCTGGGATCATGAAGTGCAAATATGTTGAATTGAATGCCGACTATATCTATCCTTATAGAAATCAG GGTGGTTTTGATATGATCTGCAGTGGAAGAGACAAAATTGAAACGCCTGAGCAG TTCAAACAAGCTGAAGAAACAGCAAAGAAACTTGACTTGGATGGGCTTCTTGTTATTGGTGGGGATGACTCAAACACAAATGCTTGCCTCCTTGCTGAAGACTTCTG GGTTAAAGGTTTGAAAACTCGGGTGATGGGATGCCCAAAAACCATTGATGGTGATTTGAAATCCAAGGAGGTTCCTACCAGTTTTGGATTTGATACTGCTTGCAAG ATATATTCAGAAATGATTGGAAATGTCATGATTGATGCTCGATCAACTGGAAAATATTATCATT TTGTCCGGCTTATGGGACGTGCAGCTTCACACATTACATTGGAGTGTGCCTTGCAAACTCATCCAAACATCACCATCATTGGAGAAGAG GTTGCTGCAAAGCAGCTGACACTGAAAAATGTTACAGATTACATAGTTGATATAATCTGTAAACGTTCTGATCTTGGATATAACTATGGCGTGATTCTTGTTCCtgaaggtttaattgatttCATTCCTGAG gttcagtACCTTATAGCTGAACTAAATGAGATTTTGGCACATGATGTGGTAGATGAAGACGGGCTGTGGAAAAAGAAACTTACAAATCAATCCCTGcagctttttgaatttttgccACCAGCAATTCAAGAACAATTGATGCTTGAAAGAGATCCACATGGAAATGTCCAG GTTGCCAAAATTGAGACAGAGAAAATGCTTATTCAAATGGTTGAGACTGAGTTGGAGAAGAGGAAGCAGATAGGTCAATACAATTGCATTTTCAAAGGACAGTCCCACTTCTTCGG GTATGAAGGAAGATGTGGTTTGCCAACAAACTTTGATGCTACATACTGCTATGCTTTGGGCTATGGTGCTGGAGCTCTCCTTCATAGTGGAAAAACTGGGCTGATATCATCG GTTGGGAATTTGGGCGCTCCTGTTGCAGAATGGACTGTTGGTGGGACTGCGTTGACTTCTTTGATGGACGTAGAGAGGAGACATG gTAAATTCAAGCCTGTGATCAAGAAGGCAATGGTGGAACTCGAAG GTGgtcctttcaaaaaatttgaatcCCTGAAGAATGAGTGGGCAATCAATAATCGCTACATTAGTCCTG GTCCCATCCAATTCACAGGCCCAGGATCAGATGCCATTAGTCACACTTTACGACTGGAATTGGGAGCTCATGCTTAG